A window from Mus musculus strain NOD/MrkTac chromosome 11 genomic contig, GRCm38.p6 alternate locus group NOD/MrkTac MMCHR11_NOD_IDD4_2 encodes these proteins:
- the Olfr393 gene encoding olfactory receptor 393 → MKMNNKTVITQFLLLGLPISLEYKHLFYALFLAMYLTTVLGNLLIIVLIKLDSHLHTPMYLFLSNLSFSDLCFSSVTMPKMLHNMQSQDPSIPYGGCLAQIYFLMAFGDMESFLLVVMAYDRYVAICFPLHYTSIMSPKLCTCLMLLLWILTTSHAMMHTLLAARLSFCENNVILNFFCDLFAVLKLSCSDTYINDLMILIFGGLIFIIPFLLIVISYARIISSILKVPSTQGIYKVFSTCGSHLSVVSLFYGTIIGLYLCPSGNNSTVKEIAMAMMYTVVTPMLNPFIYSLRNRDMKKALIRVICSKKISL, encoded by the coding sequence atgaaaatgaacaacaaaacTGTCATCACCCAGTTTCTCCTCCTGGGACTGCCCATTTCCCTAGAGTACAAACACCTGTTCTATGCCCTGTTTCTGGCCATGTACCTCACCACTGTCCTGGGAAACCTGCTAATAATTGTCCTCATTAAACTGGACTCCCATCTCCACACACCAATGTACTTGTTTCTCAGCAacctctccttctctgacctctgcttTTCCTCTGTCACAATGCCCAAAATGCTGCATAATATGCAGAGCCAGGACCCATCCATCCCCTATGGAGGGTGCCTGGCACAAATATACTTCCTTATGGCTTTTGGAGATATGGAGAGCTTTCTTCTTGTGGTCATGgcttatgaccgctatgtggccatctgcttcCCTCTGCATTACACCAGCATCATGAGCCCCAAGCTCTGTACTTGTCTAATGCTGCTACTGTGGATACTGACGACATCACATGCCATGATGCACACCCTGCTTGCAGCAAGATTGTCTTTTTGTGAGAACAATGTGATCCTCAACTTTTTCTGTGACCTATTTGCTGTCCTAAAGCTGTCCTGCTCAGACACTTATATTAATGATTTGATGATACTTATTTTTGGAGGACTCATCTTTATTATTCCATTCCTCCTAATTGTTATATCCTATGCAAGGATCATCTCCTCCATTCTTAAAGTTCCATCTACTCAAGGCATATACAAGGTATTCTCCACCTGTGGTTCCCATCTGTCTGTGGTATCTTTGTTCTATGGGACAATTATTGGTCTCTACTTATGTCCATCAGGTAATAATTCCACTGTAAAAGAAATTGCTATGGCCATGATGTATACAGTGGTGACTCCAATGCTGAACCCCTTCATCTATAGCCTGAGGAACAGAGACATGAAGAAGGCCCTAATAAGAGTCATCTGTAGTAAGAAAATCTCTCTTTAG